TCGAGTGTCGCTTTCAGTTTAACTTTATCGGAAAGAGAGCTGATAGCAATCAGATCCATGGACACATCGCGTGCAGAGCTTCGGAATTCGTCAATATGGCCGTCGGTAGAAACATAATTGAAATTTCCTGACACCCAGTGGTTTGTGCCGAGCCGGCTCATGGCGTACACATCAGCCTCAGGTGTAAGAAAGCTGCCCAAGCCAAATCTTGCAAAACCGTTTTTGGGCTCAGCATAGCCAAGAGGGTTAAATACGGGAGCTTCGGGCCTCTCCAATACACCAATTGGCAGGTTTGCCATCACAGTCTCTTCATCCTCAATAAACGGCCGTCTGTTGGGGTCGATCTGGTACACCCGGGGGCGTGGATTGAAGCCAAGGATCGGCTGTCTTCTTAATCCGGGAAAACGGGCCTGAAACTGGCTGCGGATCTCAATATCCTGCGGATCAATTTCCGGAAGGAGAGAACGTTGTCCACCTGTCTGTGCCTCCTGGGCATGTACGTTTTCTACACCTGAAAGGCTAATCAGAATCAACGATAAAGCCGCAAAAAGATATGAGATCAATCTGATCATATAGATGAAATATTAATATCGATTAATGTAAAAATTATTTTGGCGCTTTTTCAGCAAATATTCTTCAGCTTTTAAAGGGTCTGCCGGATCGTTAAACAAACGATTCACAGACCTCAAACGTCTTTAAGACCGGTTCAGTGTACGGGCCTTATCCCACCAAAGGGTAAGCGGGCCTGCAATCAAAACAGTGATGACCGTTACCCCGTGCGCAACGGTTGCATAGGTAAGCGCAGAAACCGCGGGCACCTGATACAGAACCGAAAGACTCTGCTGAATGAGTAAGTGATACGAACCGATACCCGCCGGTGTGGGAATACTCACTCCAACGGAAGAAACAATGGTGAGGACAACGGCATCCGTAAACGTAAGGCCATATATCTCCTGAAGGTTCATCATAAAGAAGGGCAGCCAGGCCATAATAACATAGCCAAACCAAATTCCTGCCGTTAGCAGAAGGAAGAGCGGCCAGTTCTCTACGTGCCGGATGGAGACAATACCGTCACTGAATGATCGCGCTTTTTGCACTATGTTCTCCAGCAACGGACTCGATATCTTTTCTCTGCTTTCCAGCGAAATCAACACTTTTCTTACAAACCAGATGCCTGCTGCAAGAATCACAAAGAGCCCGGGCAACACAAGGTAGAAATACCACGGCCATCCCTCCGTACCAAACAATCGCTGAAAACTACCCAGGTCCTGAACCAGGTAAAGCGCGGAGAAAAGGGCCAGGACCAGCAAGGTTGCCATGTCGAAAAGACGCTCAATTACTATGGTGCCGATGAGATTACTGGAGCTCATTTTGTGCTGTCTGGCTACGTATACCGGCCTGGTAACCTCACCCAGCCTGGGAACAAGGCTATTGAAAAAATACCCCATCATTACCCCTGCAAAGAGGGTACTTCGGCGGATGTCACTGTAGTCTTTTGTCAGAAGCAGCCTCCAGCGCTCTGCCCTGAGGTAGTGACTGACAAGCATTACGATGAGAAAAAAAGGAAGCCAGCCCAGCGTAACACCCCGGATCTGTTCCCAAAGTTCGGATAAATCTACATTTCGGACGGCCAGCCAGATAAAGAGTCCTGCAACTACTATTGAGACCAGAATGTTGAGGATCCGGCGTTTTCTCATGACTCTGCACGCAGGTCAATGACTTCTGCATCCAGGGGCACCTCAAGCTGAAACATATCCTCGCGCAGATCTGTGAACTCCCCCTCTTCGAACCGGGTTATCAGCCGATTGTCGGCCTGGTCGATGGCTTCAATGCGGACCGGACTGCCTGACTCGTCAATAAAAATCAGCACTTCCCTGAAAACGGAGAAGATATCCTCTGACTGCAAATAGACGCGTGTGCCTCTGCCCGGAATTGTCTCTTCTGTGACACTGAACGTACTGTCGGCACCCTGCAGCATTCTGGATGGCGCAAAATCATCCTCTTCTTCTATATATTCACTGATAATTACGCGGTTTTTCGTACCGTCGTACACAGTGGATATATCACCGTCTACCAGCATCTGCTGATTGCTGCCCTCAATTTTGTATCGATCACGGCCGATCCAGATTTCACCTTCCGAGTATTGCTGCTCGCCGGTAAACGAATCATTGTACTCGTGGGTGAAAAGTGCTGTGAATATCTGTCCTTCCTGAAACGCATTTTTGAGGCTATCGAATACAGGTGTATCATTCTGTGCTTCTGCCGGAGTAAACGCAGTACAGATCACAATCGCTGTGATAGAAAAGATTCTTATAATCTTACAGGCCGAGCTCTTCAAATATCTCATCCAGGTCCTCCTCTTCGGTAATTTTTACATCCCGTGCGGTGCTGCCCTGGTACGGGCCCACCACGCCGGCATTATAAAGCTGATCGATAATCCGGCCCGCCCTGTTGTATCCGATTTTGAGTTTTCGCTGAAGCAGGGAGACCGAACCTTGCTGATGAAGCACAACAATTTTGGCTGCTTCCCTGAACAGGTCATCAATATCGTCAAGCGGATCGGGAATACCACCGTCATCCGTTTCAACCACAGGCAGCTGAAAAGGTTTCTTGAACCCTTTCTGTTCACCGATAAATGAGGTTACCCTCTCCACCTCTTCCGCACTTACATAAGCATTCTGAATCCGGGTCATTCCGGCACCGCTTGCAAAAAGCATGTCTCCGCGTCCCACAAGCTGGTCGGCGCCGCCTGTATCCAGAATCGTCCTTGAATCAACCTTTGAAGCGACCTGGTAAGCAATACGGGCGGGAAAATTGGCCTTGATGGTTCCTGTGATTACGTTTACGGACGGCCGCTGCGTGGCCACCACCAGATGAATGCCAATTGCGCGTGCAAGCTGTGCCAGCCGCGCAATGGGTTCCTCGATCTGTTTCCCGGCCGTCATCATCAGATCGGCCAGTTCATCAATAATCACTACAATGTAAGGCAGGTGGCGGTGGCCGAGCTCTTCATCCAGCTCACCGCTTTTAAATTTCTCGTTATATGATTTGATATCCCGCACCATCGCCATCTTGAGAAGGTCGTAGCGCTCATCCATCTCTTTGGTAACGCTCTCCAGGGTCTCTAATGCCATATCCGTATTGGTCACAATGGGCTCTTCAGAACCCGGCAGCACGGCCAGGTAGTGATTCTGTATATTTCGGTAAAGAGACAGCTCGATCTTTTTGGGATCAACGAGCACAAACTTGAGGTTGTCGGGATGACATTTATAGAGCAGGCACGTGATAATCGTGTTGATCCCGACCGATTTACCCGAACCCGTTGCTCCTGCAATGAGAAGGTGAGGCATCCGGGTAAGGTCGATCATAAACACTTCATTCTCGATCGTTTTTCCAAACGCCACGGGCAGTTCGTGGTCGGTCTCCACAAACTTTTTGGTGTTGATGACCGACTTAATGTAAACCGTCTCGCGCGTGCTGTTCGGCACCTCAATTCCCACGGCTGATCGGCCCGGAATCGGTGCGATAATGCGAAGACCATGCGAAGCGGTGGCCATTTTCAGGTCGTTGGCATAGCTCTCAATCTTGCTGATTTTCACATCAGGTGACGGTTCCAGCTCGTAAAGCGTCACCGTAGGCCCAACAATCGCATTGATGCTCAAGATCTCAATCTTGTGACGTTTCAGCTTATCAAGAATGATGCGCTTATTCTCCTTGATCTCATCAAGGTCTACCTCATTCCCTTCATTCGGCGGAGCGTCGAGCAGGTCGATTCCGGGAAACTTGTATTTGATAACCGGTACTTCGCGTGCTTTATCCTTGTTGACACGGTCCAGTTCACGCTCGCTGGCTTCTTCATCGCCCTCACCCACAAAAACAGAGATTTCGACATCATCGTCATCGTTGTCATCAACTACGGTTTTCTCCTCTGCCGCCGTCTTCTTTTCCAGAATAGCACGCGGGGGAAGCTTTTCAAGCTCTGCACGTTCCTTCTTTTTCTCGAGCTCCCGCTTTCGGTCCTCCTCCTGCGATCGCTCTACGATATCATCGATAGATGAGTGCTTCTGTGTATCGGGAGCAGTGTCTGTATCGGATGAAACAGGCTGTTTTTTGGCACTCTCCATCTCTTTTTTAGCGGCTGCATCCGCCTTTTGCCGCTGTTTGATGGCTGCTTTCTCCTCTTTCTTGCGAAGCCGCTCCTCACGTTTGCGGTCACGGTTTTCCCTGAAATCTGACGTCCAGCTTTTCAGGGTGTCGATGGTTTTCTGCAAATCCCTGTCAATCAGAATAAGTGCGGACACAAACAGCAAAACAGCCAGTATGATTATGGAGCCGACACCTGTGATATTGTGCAGAATCTGTGCAACCGAAATTCCCGATCCTCCGCTCCAGGCCATGGAGTAGGCTTCATACTCGTTATAAAACCACCCGATCGTTGTTGAAATCAACACCATTACCCAGATACCATATGCCAGCGGCCACCCCAGTTCAGCAACCGGTTTTTGCCTGAAGACATACCATCCCAGCGAAGCTATCAGAATAGGCACTATAATACTCACATAGCCAAAAAGCACGTGCACAAACAAGTTGGAAATGTAGGCCCCTATCACACCGAGCCAGTTATTGACCCGCAGCGCAGGACCTCGGTCCACCTGCAGAAGAGACTCGGATGAAAGAGTCTTCACAATACCGTAATCGGCAGGGTTGTACGAAGCGATGCTGAGCAGAAGAAGAGCGGCTACCGCCATAATCAGAATGCCCGCTACCTCCATTTTGCGGGTATAGTCAAAACTGCTCAGAAAGCTGTTGTTCTTTTTCTTCTTTGCCATGGTTTTAAGAGATAATTCCGTCTGTCAATACGGGAACAATATCACATAGATCGATCTTGCAGCAGTAGGAGACGTCGTTATTTTCCACTATATCTGCCAGCCTTACAGCGTGATTCGACTGCAGGATAACGGATTCGATATCATCCCGGTATTTTTCAAACAGTCCAAATGCAACTTTTGCACCATCCGGTGCCGTGTCGGGTAAAGAGCCGCCGTACAATTTGTAAATAATTGCACCGGCAAGCAATGTATCCTCCAGGGCCAAACGGCCTTTCCATCCTGCACAAAGCAAAATAACGTCATTTTGAGAGGATTCCAGATAGCGGGATACGGCCGTAAGGTTCAAAAATGCACCGATCATTACGTTGGACGCACCCATCGACTTTTTTACTGCCTTGGTTCCGTTGGTGGTATTAAAGATGAGTGTTTTTCCCTCCACATGTTCCCGGGTATATTCAAGAGGCGAGTTTCCCAGGTCATAACCCTCAATTTTCACACCGTCCTTCTCACCGCAGAGCAGGTGGTTTTCAGAATCCAGGTTCTGTGAAATTTTACTTGCTTCACCCATATCACCCACAGGAATAACGCCCCTGGCGCCATTCATCAAGGCTGTTACCATTGTTGACGTAGCACGCAGCACATCGATTACAACCACGGTTTTATTTCTCAGATCATTTTCCTGAAACGATTGCGCTGAGAAAAATACATCAATACTTCTGGCCTGGATCATATATAATTCGTCTGAAAACCTGCTTTTAATCTGTTACGGTTACTGCCTACTTTTTGTAGAAAGGGGGTTTTACGATAACGGCATCCGCTTCCTTCTTTCGAATACGGACCCGCACACTGTTGCCCGGAACTGCATTTTCGGCTGAAACATATCCCATTCCAATTCCCTTCTCCAGTGAAATGGATTGTGTACCGCTTGTCACAAAACCGATATCATTTCCCTCTTTATCCAGGATGTCATACCCGGTACGGGGCACACTTCTGGGCGCCGACAGCTCAAGGCCCATCAATTTTCTTTCAACGCCGTTTTCTTTCTGTTTCAGCAGGGCAGTGCGGCCCACGAATTCTCCCTTATCCAGTTTTGTAAGCCACCCCATCCGGGCTTCGAGCGGAGTTGTATCCCTGGTAATGTCATTTCCATAGAGCGCGTAGCCCATTTCGAGGCGAAGCGTATCGCGGGCTCCAAGGCCGGCAGGCTCAAGATCAAACTCTTTGCCGGCAAAAAAAAGAGCATTCCAAATGGCCACAGGGTCTGACTTTGCCGTATCAATGTAAAGTTCGAAACCTTTCTCCCCGGTATAACCGGTGGCGGATATGATTACATTCTCTTCTCCGGCCACGCTGCCGTTTTCAAAGGTGTAGAATGAGATTGAGGCTACATCCGTATCGGTTAGCTTTTGTAAAATATCTGCCGAGGCAGGCCCCTGCAGTGCCAGCAGGGCAATTTCTTCAGACCGGTTTTCAATCTGAGCTTTCATACTGTTCTGGGAGACAATCCACCTCCAGTCCTTTTCAATATTTGAGGCGTTTACAACCAGCATGTACTCCTCCAAATCAAGCATGTACACCAGCAGATCGTCCACTATACCGCCATCCTCATAGCACATTGCCGAGTATTGAGCTTTTCCGGGCTTTAGCTTTGATGCATCGTTGATGGTCATTTTCTGGATCAGGTTCAGGGCTTCCGAACCACTCACAAAAAACTCTCCCATATGCGACACGTCAAAAAGGCCCGCCTTTTCGCGCACGGCAGTGTGTTCCTGTTTGATACCGGCGTACTGAACCGGCATTTCGAACCCACCGAAATCGATTAGTTTTGCGCCAAGTTTTTCATGTTCGCTATAGAAGGGTGTTCGTTTTAACATTGTCCGGGATTAATCTGTTACTCGTTTACTCGGTTCGGTTAAAGATAAAAAAGTATAGAATGTTACGTTTCAGATCGGTTTACGGTATCCGGTGAGAAGGCAGGTACACATACCGCCCAGTATTCTGCCTCTTCATCGAACGGGTTGGAATATCGTACCGTACAGTTTTTCCGGGCTACAAATGGCTGATTGGCTTCAATTTTCACAAGCTTTCCATCGACCTCTGCCTGCATCCGGCCTCGTATAACTATGGTAACTTCATCAAACTCCGGCTTCTGTTCCGGCTCTTCCCAGCCCGGGGGTGCCACCATGCGCGCCACGGAAAACTGCGAGGTGCCGCTGTTCTGCAGACCGATATACTCTTCAATAATTTTGTTTCCGGGAACAGGTATCTTTACAGGTGAGAGAGCATGAATACTGCCTTCCGTACAGATCAGTTTACCGTCAGTTGATGATTTCATGTGCAATGGGTATCTGGCTGCAAAACGGGAAAATCACTAAAACGTCTCGGAATCAATACCGATTTAAAATGAATCGGATGAAACGAGCGTTTGCATGAAGCCGTTTAGATTGCATCCATTTCTGATTATCTTTGAAAGGTAACAATTTCACACACTCAAAACATTTATGTCTATCCATAAAGAACAGATTAAAAGCGCACTTGCGCATGTATTGCACCCACAGTATCAGAAAGACCTTATTACACTCGATCTGATTCAGGATCTGATCATTCAGGACAAATATGTTTCATTTACTCTGGAAATGCCGAAAAAGGATGACAGCCTGGCTCATCAGCTGAAAGAGGAGTGCACGCGCGCCATCCATAAATTTGTGGATTCCGAGGCTGTGCTGGATATCACCGTCGGAATCAATATATCGCGGCAGAGAGAGCTTGAGGGCAAGGATGATGAACCTGAACAAGCACAAAAAGCCCCGCAACAGGAACCGATACTTTCCGGAGTTAAACACGTGATAGCGGTGGCCTCGGGTAAAGGCGGTGTCGGAAAGTCGACCGTGGCCGCTAACCTGGCCGTTTCACTTGCACAAAGCGGCGCACGTGTTGGACTTCTTGATACCGACATCTACGGCCCTAGTGTGCCCACGATGTTTGATGTGAAAGAGAGACCGAATATCACAACCGATAAAAAGCTCGTTCCTATTGAGAAGCACGGTGTGCACCTGGTTTCGATGGGATTTCTTGTAGATACCGATCAGGCTATGATCTGGAGAGGTCCGATGGTTACGAGTGCCGTTAAACAGTTTATGCAGGAAGTACAGTGGGGCGAACTTGACTATCTTGTTCTGGACCTCCCTCCCGGCACGGGCGATATCCAGCTCACTATCGTACAGACCGTACCGCTTACAGGCGCCGTCATTGTTTCCACGCCGCAAACGGTTGCGCTCGACGATGCCCGAAAAGGGGTGGCCATGTTCAGTAAAGTAAATGTTCCGGTATTGGGGATTGTGGAAAATATGGCTTACTTCGTACCGGAAGACATGCCCGAAAAAAAATATTATATCTTTGGAAAACACGGTGCGCGAAGGCTTGCACAAAAACTTGAAGTGCCGTTTCTGGGTGAGGTTCCACTGAGAGAACAGATACGCGAAACCAGCGACAGCGGAACGCCTGTTGTAGCATCCGACCCTTCCTCGCAGGCTGCAATCGGGCTTAAAGAGATCGCCAACCGCGTTCAGCAAACACTTGCGATCCAGGATCGCGACCGTTCATCCTCCGATAAGATAGAAATTACAATCCGGCCCTGACACCAAAACTGCAGCCCATGGACTCCCCATCCCATATTCCTTACAGCAGCTACATAGAATACCCGCCAGACGAGATGATCCGTCGTGCCAGGGAGTTCAGGCTGGAGGTTCAAAGACGACGTACCGTTCGCGATTTTTCAGATAAAGAAATTCCCGATGAGGTGCTTAAAGACTGTATTCGGGCCGCTTCTACAGCTCCGAACGGCGCCAATCTGCAACCGTGGCATTTTGCGGTTATCAGAAGTCCTGAACTGAAAAGGAAGATCCGCATTGCGGCAGAAAAGGAGGAGAGAGAGTTCTATACAAACCGGGCACCGAATGAGTGGCTCGAAGCCCTTCAACCTCTCGGTACCAACGAATATAAACCATTCCTTGAAAAGGCGCCCTGCCTCATTGCCATATTCTCCCAAAGTTACGGCGTGGACGAAAAGGGAAAAAAAAGAAAACACTACTATGTAAAAGAGTCAGTCGGCATTGCGACCGGTATCCTGATTACGGCACTGCATCATGCGGGGCTGGCCACGCTTACACATACGCCCAGCCCGATGGGTTTTCTAAACGAACTTCTTGAACGTCCGGATAACGAAAAGCCCTTTCTGCTTTTGGTTACCGGCTATCCCGCTGAAGGCGTCACCGTACCCGACATAGGGAAAAAGTCTCTTTCCGAAATTTCAACATTTCGATAGTACAGATGAACGCAAAATCACCCAAAACACCATCCGATAGATCTGAGGGCACAAAAAAGAAGTCCTCATCCCTGAAACGTAATTTAATCGAGTGGGGTATTTTAATTGGGGTTATTGTTATTCTGTATGCAACCGGCCTTCACACCCCTCTTATCGGAACATTACAAAAGGGGCTTCTGGCAACCGGACTGATCAAACCTGATATTCCGGAATCTACCGTAACTGCAGGATATCCTGATGCCGACCCCGGTTTCTATTTTGCGGATGAGAGCGGCCGTACACAGTCACTCGACCTGTATCGCGGAAAGGTGATTTTTTTGAACGTATGGGCAACCTGGTGTCCGCCCTGCATTGCTGAAATGCCCTCCATTCAGGCACTTTACGATAATGTGAGTGACAATGACGATATCGTATTTTTGCTCGTTTCGGTAGATGAAAATTTTGATATCGCACAGCGGTTCATGGAGAACCGTGAACTATCCATGCCGATTGTACACTTCAGGGGAAAAGCTCCCGGGACATATGAAAGCGGTGTTGTTCCGACAACCTACGTGATCTCCAAAGACGGCAAGCTGATGATGGAGAAACAGGGCTTTGCGAAGTATGATACGCCGGAGTTTGAGCAGTTCTTAATGGAGCTGGCGGGGATTTGAGGGTTGGTGGTCTATTGTTAGTTGCCAGTTGTTTATGGTTGGTAGTTGGTGGTCTGTTGAGAGAAATTTATTTAGCCCAAACCCTGAGAGCCACTGAAGCATGGTGCTACTTTGGGATGTGTCAACTGAAAGATTACAACTGACTACTAACCACTGACAATTCATGGCTGATAGCTCTTTGCACATCCAAATACCATCACTCCGGATACATGCTCATCCGTTCCGTCCGGTGGAGTGTAATTAATCCAAAGGCAGCTTCCGGCGGAGTTATCGTAGCCTCAAAAATGACTTCTCCGGTGTTGTAATCAATCTCTATTGTTTTGCCATATTTTCTTCCGTCAAAATTTGAAGCTCCCGGAATAAAGAATACACGGTTATACTCAGGGTAATAGTCCACATCCGAAACGATACGCGAAAACGTCTCCTCACCTCTATCTTTTCCGTAGGTCCATGCCTGCTTAATGGTCATGTTGCTTTCATCAATTTCATACTCCACGACGCGGCTGTAGGGTTCTGCAATTCCATAGTTTCGGTTGTCACCGTTATCGAAAAGCATCACATTTCCATTGGGCATCCTCAAGGGTGCGTGCTGATACCATGCCCATTCAAAATCGGGATGATTTGAATTGCCGTTCAATATGTCATTATTGTTTATTGGCTGATCGTTCGCATCCAGGGGCTGGAGCAGGAATTGGTTCAGGTCAGTGCCGTTACCGGATGTTTCCCACTCTTTGTGGGGTGCAATGATCCAGACAACCTCGTTGTTCTCCGTTAACTTTACCGTACCCTGTGTTCTGCCGGAAACCACAATGGTATTATCTGTTTCATCGTAATAGAGAGCGTTTGCGTGGAACCAATCGACGGAAATATCGGCAAATGCCGTTGGCCACGCGGTTCGGTTCTTGTCAAGTGATTCCCGCAGATCCCACTCTCTGATGATCTGCCCGGTAGTGCGATCAATTTCAATAATGTGATCTTCAACCGTACTGATTCCCTGCTTATTTACGGTAACCAGAAAGTTTCCGTTTGGTTTTTCAGTCACCTCATGGTGAAACCCGTACCCCGGCATGGGCCAGGTGTTCAGAATTTCACCCAGCATATTGATTTCATAAATGCTGCCGGTGTTTCCATTGCCAAAATAGAGATTTCCGTTTTGAAGGCGCTCCATTCCATCGTCGTAAAAGAGGCCGGATAACTCCGAACCCTGATCTGCACCATAATCCAGGTACCACCTGATGTCGCCGGAAGAATCGAACATGAACGGCCTTTGGGGGGTGGCACTTCCGCCCTGCCGATGTCCAAAATAACTTACAAAAGTTAGCCCGGGTATCATTTGAGATTGATTTGCAGTATTGATCTCGATGGCAGGCAGGTCAGCCAGAATCGGGCCCGTGGTTACTGAATAGGATTTGGTGCCCAGGCTCCTGCCGCTGCCGGTAAAAAAGGTAAGCTCCACCAATTTTTCGACGTTCGGATACAGACCCAGCACCGGTATTTCATGGGTTGATGTTACCTCATCAAAACTATGGACAATATCGGACCCGGGTCCGTTTCTGCCGGGTATCCTTATAGATATTCTTACATCAGTGTCTGTTTCCAGTTCAATCAACGCAGTGAGAGGTGCAACACCGGAAGGGTTTACCGTCACAGATTCATTATCAATTCCAACTTCCAGATCCGAAGGCCCCGATGTATTGTCATTACAGGCAACAATCACGATTACGGAAAACAGTACCAGAAGTATCCGGGAAATGCATTTCATAGATGTACTGACATTTTTTATTATCTGATTTTGATGATTCGAACAACTGGCTACAAGGTTCCGGGTTCAGACGACAGAACGACTTACCACCAACCACTGACGGCTGATGACTGAAAGCTGACAGCTGTCAGCTTCAAGTCTTTACTTCACAATCAAAAACTTCTTCGTATCGGCAAAATTATCCACAATAAGACGGTAGAGGTACATGCCGCTTGCCAGATCGGAAAGGTTATATGGTTCTTCATATCGACCTGATGGCAAGGTTCCGTTTCGAAGGGTTTTCACGAGGCGCCCGTCGATGGAATATACGTCCAGTCTTACGTTTGCCTGATCGGGCAGCACAAACGGGATGGTTGTTTCCGGGTTAAACGGATTGGGATAGTTTTGCTCAAGCCGCGCTATTTCCTCCTCCAGCAGCGATTCGCCTGCCAGCGTTACCGAAATTGGGCTGGATTGATTTTGAGCGTTGTGGCGTATCCTCAGGTTGCCGCTGTGAACCCGGTCGTTCTGGGGATCATACTCAACCGTAAGCTGAACGGTCTCACCCGGCTGCAGTGTCTGATTTGCCAGGCTTGACGGTACAATTCGGTAATTTTCGTTTTCAATCGTAATGTTATAGGTGAACGGCTCGGGCGAGGCAGCTTCATTGCTGATGGTAAACGACCGGTTTACGGGAGAGCCTATATTGGTTACCCCGAATTCGAGGCTGTTCAGCTCCAGGTTGTCCAGGCTTCTTACCGCTATAAATGCATCTGCTGCTATAAAGGCCTGACAGTCTCCACCCAGCGGCCACCCCCAGTCTCCCAGCATTCCGCAGAAAACAGGACCCGGGGAGTGTATTGCAAATGCACTGGGTATACGCGGCCTCATGAGGGCGCTTTCGGTGTCGGTGTATGTGTTCTGGTCGAGGTGTGAATAGCTCGAACCGCCATTCCATTCGGGTGGTGAATAGAGTCTCACCGGGCTTTCATCGTTCACCAGGTTTGCATTGCCGCCGTTAAAAAAGATACCGCCCAGCTGACCCGTAAGAGCCATATAGAGCGCATTTGAGGGGTTAGGATACTGAGAAGCGTTGAGCAGCGGAGTACCGCTCCCATCTTCCGCAAAACGATCAAAAATAATGGGGTCATTGGCAGAACCGAATCCATAACTCCCCTCCAGGGTCTCATTGTTGGCCGACATGCTGCCCAGGAACCCTATACCATGGCCGATCTCATGCAGCACCACGGATACAAGGTCAATCTGGCCTGTCGGAGGGTTTGCATCGGTCCCGAAATACCAGCTGCCCCACTGGCAGTTAATATTCATCACGATGTCGTGGCCTATATCAAACTGTGTCACAAGATCTTCGCCGCTCATGGCACTGGCTTGTGCTATGGTGTACCAGGTATTGGGCTGGGCACCAAGCTGCTCAGCTTCTCCCGGATCAAATTGAACAATATTTGTCGGCCCTGCACTTCCAAGTGTATTTTCAGCCAAAGCAATCCAGTTAGCCTCAATCCGTATCGGAACACTGGAACTCAGGT
This DNA window, taken from Rhodohalobacter mucosus, encodes the following:
- a CDS encoding nitroreductase family protein, translated to MDSPSHIPYSSYIEYPPDEMIRRAREFRLEVQRRRTVRDFSDKEIPDEVLKDCIRAASTAPNGANLQPWHFAVIRSPELKRKIRIAAEKEEREFYTNRAPNEWLEALQPLGTNEYKPFLEKAPCLIAIFSQSYGVDEKGKKRKHYYVKESVGIATGILITALHHAGLATLTHTPSPMGFLNELLERPDNEKPFLLLVTGYPAEGVTVPDIGKKSLSEISTFR
- a CDS encoding TlpA family protein disulfide reductase encodes the protein MNAKSPKTPSDRSEGTKKKSSSLKRNLIEWGILIGVIVILYATGLHTPLIGTLQKGLLATGLIKPDIPESTVTAGYPDADPGFYFADESGRTQSLDLYRGKVIFLNVWATWCPPCIAEMPSIQALYDNVSDNDDIVFLLVSVDENFDIAQRFMENRELSMPIVHFRGKAPGTYESGVVPTTYVISKDGKLMMEKQGFAKYDTPEFEQFLMELAGI
- a CDS encoding aryl-sulfate sulfotransferase, which produces MKCISRILLVLFSVIVIVACNDNTSGPSDLEVGIDNESVTVNPSGVAPLTALIELETDTDVRISIRIPGRNGPGSDIVHSFDEVTSTHEIPVLGLYPNVEKLVELTFFTGSGRSLGTKSYSVTTGPILADLPAIEINTANQSQMIPGLTFVSYFGHRQGGSATPQRPFMFDSSGDIRWYLDYGADQGSELSGLFYDDGMERLQNGNLYFGNGNTGSIYEINMLGEILNTWPMPGYGFHHEVTEKPNGNFLVTVNKQGISTVEDHIIEIDRTTGQIIREWDLRESLDKNRTAWPTAFADISVDWFHANALYYDETDNTIVVSGRTQGTVKLTENNEVVWIIAPHKEWETSGNGTDLNQFLLQPLDANDQPINNNDILNGNSNHPDFEWAWYQHAPLRMPNGNVMLFDNGDNRNYGIAEPYSRVVEYEIDESNMTIKQAWTYGKDRGEETFSRIVSDVDYYPEYNRVFFIPGASNFDGRKYGKTIEIDYNTGEVIFEATITPPEAAFGLITLHRTERMSMYPE
- a CDS encoding T9SS type A sorting domain-containing protein: MIHVPVKKLLLIPVMALFVATSAVQTLSAQIIEADNMIIAPAPESGQVCILDPAGYDEHVHISAAEMRAKYNVNQTASSATFDIEYFNSCGGQVWPQQARNAIERAFDIWSTHLSSSVPIRIEANWIALAENTLGSAGPTNIVQFDPGEAEQLGAQPNTWYTIAQASAMSGEDLVTQFDIGHDIVMNINCQWGSWYFGTDANPPTGQIDLVSVVLHEIGHGIGFLGSMSANNETLEGSYGFGSANDPIIFDRFAEDGSGTPLLNASQYPNPSNALYMALTGQLGGIFFNGGNANLVNDESPVRLYSPPEWNGGSSYSHLDQNTYTDTESALMRPRIPSAFAIHSPGPVFCGMLGDWGWPLGGDCQAFIAADAFIAVRSLDNLELNSLEFGVTNIGSPVNRSFTISNEAASPEPFTYNITIENENYRIVPSSLANQTLQPGETVQLTVEYDPQNDRVHSGNLRIRHNAQNQSSPISVTLAGESLLEEEIARLEQNYPNPFNPETTIPFVLPDQANVRLDVYSIDGRLVKTLRNGTLPSGRYEEPYNLSDLASGMYLYRLIVDNFADTKKFLIVK